From Miscanthus floridulus cultivar M001 chromosome 15, ASM1932011v1, whole genome shotgun sequence, the proteins below share one genomic window:
- the LOC136509241 gene encoding B3 domain-containing protein Os11g0156000-like, giving the protein MATHHLAQGHPQAWSWGMAMYTNLQYHHQYEREHLFEKPLTPSDVGKLNRLVIPKQHAERYFPLGGGGDGSQKGLLLAFEDEAGKPWRFRYSYWTSSQSYVLTKGWSRYVKEKRLDAGDVVRFERVRGGLGAGDRLFICCRRRGESAAPPAPTPPPPVRAPAPALNAAGEQQPWSPMCYSTSGSSYPTSPTSPYAYHNDTPHAGEADAKSSGTPTAPSRKLRLFGVNLDCGPEPEPETPTAMYQSPYAAVSAVPSYWGSS; this is encoded by the exons ATGGCTACGCACCATCTCGCCCAGGGGCACCCCCAGGCGTGGTCGTGGGGGATGGCCATGTACACCAACCTGCAATACCACCACCAGTACGAGAGGGAGCATCTGTTCGAGAAGCCGCTCACGCCCAGCGACGTGGGAAAGCTCAACCGCCTGGTGATCCCCAAGCAGCACGCGGAGAGGTACTTCCCCCTCGGCGGCGGGGGAGACGGCAGCCAGAAGGGCCTGCTGCTGGCCTTCGAGGACGAGGCCGGCAAGCCGTGGCGGTTCCGGTACTCGTACTGGACCAGCAGCCAGAGCTACGTGCTCACCAAGGGCTGGAGCCGCTACGTCAAGGAGAAGCGCCTCGACGCCGGCGACGTCGTGCGCTTCGAGCGGGTGCGCGGTGGCCTTGGCGCCGGCGACCGCCTCTTCATCTGCTGCAGGCGTCGTGGCGAGAGCGCGGCACCACCGGCACCGACGCCGCCACCGCCCGTGCGCGCTCCGGCGCCCGCGCTGAACGCCGCTGGTGAGCAGCAGCCGTGGAGCCCCATGTGCTACAGCACGTCGGGATCGTCGTACCCGACCAGCCCCACCAGCCCCTACGCCTACCACAACGATACGCCACACGCAG GTGAGGCAGACGCCAAGAGCAGCGGCACGCCTACGGCGCCGTCGAGGAAGCTCCGGCTGTTCGGCGTCAACCTCGATTGCGGCCCGGAGCCGGAGCCAGAGACGCCGACGGCAATGTACCAGAGTCCCTACGCAGCAGTGTCCGCCGTTCCCAGTTACTG GGGCAGTTCATAA